One Qipengyuania gaetbuli genomic region harbors:
- a CDS encoding NAD-glutamate dehydrogenase — MGSKKADKASSSTTMTPHAKAIAQHMRDSLLPGDTPFDQAHFDEAAAFLAETADKRRPGEPAIAIQSISEDRRFTRIAIVNDDMPFLVDSTAAAIAAMGLAIDRLIHPVVPVERKSDGTLARVDEGEPEDAFWESMIYLEAPRVDAKRRQAIEETLNETLADVRAAVADWPQLQAAMATDAKRIEDEEGAALLEWLNSGMLTQLGHVVRRRDGTQEGGLGICRKGARNLLVDASYERAFAWFESKGEARTPLIIKANHASRVHRHVPLDLFLVPVREGKKIVALSVHAGVWTSAALASPPRNVPILRQRLEQIREDLNFDETGHAGKALVHALTALPHDLVIGFSEADTARIATTMMSLVDRPRPRLALVEAPLARHLFAFVWMPRDMLATQVRLQILALLEEGAKARLLDWSLEVEGGNLAMLRFVLDIRDGSKSPDEQALEQQLQTLLRGWSEAVETELLAFEEKGRAAALAMRFAEAFPTAYRARFGPREAAEDISRLRALGHHADEEEDAPHRGARLYLCDRDDERCLRLKLYQAEGSLPLSDAVPALENFGFHVRSEMPTVLEDGRLGTIHDFALQLAPGIDAEVLVERAGDIEEAIGAVLNGHAEDDVFNRLVVEAGLGAQETDWLRAFYRYLRQAGMGFTIYTVVDALAKAADITRGLIALFTARHDPAFEGNREDAIKEARDTIKRALSRVKAINDDRLLRLYNALIDAILRTNAFAPAAAEALAFKIDSSLVPGLPKPVPWREIWVYSRRVEGIHLRSGPVARGGLRWSDRRDDFRTEILGLMKAQRVKNAVIVPAGAKGGFYPKQLPDPSIDRDGWAAEGKGSYQAFIRTLLSVTDNIVDDKVVHPQSVVITDGEDPYFVVAADKGTASFSDVANAIAESRDFWLDDAFASGGSKGYDHKAMGITAKGAWVSVQRHFLEMGIDVQSEPVQVVGCGDMSGDVFGNGMLLSKAIKLVAAFDHRHIFLDPDPDPARSWKERKRMFDLPRSSWEDYDASLISKGGGVYSRGAKSIKLSKAMQKLLGIEQSEIEPEALISAILKAPVDLVWFGGIGTYIKAGTENNVQVGDPANDVLRVDAKEVRARVIGEGANLGVTQAGRIEYSLNGGRCNTDFIDNSAGVDCSDNEVNIKIALAAAKRAGRLSEPKRVALLESMTDEVSAIVLEDNRLQALALSIAEMGGARAMASQLHLIETLEDGGNLDRRTEGLADNQTLQRRAADGTGLTRPELAVLLSSAKLVLQDAIEASDLPDDPILHDLLMRSFPEPMRGKFRQQIENHRLRREIIATKLANAMVNRLGIIHPFELAEEEGVELSEVAGAFVAAAHLFDLRSIWAELDTAKMEESARLLLFDRLAAAVGNLMSDVLRTGAGRVQPARMVEELGKNVALLVKSTDELLGSELKTQSRSLHETFTKAGAPDAIASHITHIFDLDGSVGLAKLAADTGIDPLPLTHGFSDIGASLGIDWAQGTAALMNPSDVWERLLVSGIARDFQQMRLELLRRLSRRKDAKDDMRGVVDAWVADHHAAVRQFRSMVDRAQSQTPVAPAMLAQIASMARNLLAR, encoded by the coding sequence ATGGGTTCGAAAAAGGCCGACAAGGCGAGCAGCAGCACCACCATGACTCCCCACGCCAAGGCAATCGCGCAGCACATGCGCGACTCGCTGCTTCCGGGAGACACGCCGTTCGACCAGGCGCATTTCGACGAGGCAGCAGCCTTCCTTGCGGAAACCGCCGACAAGCGCCGCCCGGGCGAACCGGCCATCGCGATCCAGTCGATCAGCGAGGACCGCCGCTTCACGCGCATTGCTATCGTCAATGACGACATGCCGTTCCTGGTCGATTCCACGGCGGCCGCAATCGCTGCCATGGGCCTTGCCATCGACCGCCTGATCCACCCGGTCGTGCCGGTCGAACGCAAGTCCGACGGCACGCTTGCGCGGGTCGACGAAGGCGAGCCGGAAGACGCCTTCTGGGAATCGATGATCTACCTCGAGGCTCCGCGCGTCGATGCCAAGCGCCGCCAGGCGATCGAGGAAACGCTCAACGAAACGCTGGCCGACGTGCGCGCCGCCGTTGCCGACTGGCCCCAACTCCAGGCCGCCATGGCGACCGATGCAAAGCGGATCGAGGACGAGGAAGGCGCAGCCCTTCTCGAATGGCTCAATTCGGGCATGCTGACCCAGCTCGGCCATGTCGTGCGCCGCCGCGACGGCACGCAAGAAGGCGGGCTGGGTATATGCCGCAAGGGCGCGCGCAACCTGCTGGTGGACGCCAGCTACGAGCGCGCTTTCGCCTGGTTCGAAAGCAAGGGCGAAGCCCGTACCCCGCTCATCATCAAGGCGAACCACGCATCGCGCGTCCATCGCCATGTGCCGCTCGACCTGTTCCTCGTGCCCGTGCGCGAAGGCAAGAAGATCGTCGCGCTGTCGGTTCATGCAGGCGTGTGGACCAGCGCCGCGCTAGCCTCGCCGCCGCGCAATGTGCCGATCCTGCGCCAGCGGCTCGAACAGATCCGCGAAGACCTGAATTTCGACGAGACCGGTCATGCAGGCAAGGCGCTGGTCCACGCGCTGACCGCCCTGCCGCACGATCTGGTCATCGGTTTTTCCGAAGCAGACACGGCACGCATCGCCACCACGATGATGAGCCTCGTCGACCGCCCGCGCCCGCGCCTTGCGCTGGTCGAGGCGCCGCTGGCCCGCCACCTCTTCGCCTTCGTGTGGATGCCGCGCGACATGCTGGCAACACAGGTCCGCCTGCAGATCCTCGCCCTGCTCGAAGAAGGCGCGAAGGCGCGCCTGCTCGACTGGAGCCTCGAGGTCGAAGGCGGCAACCTTGCCATGCTGCGCTTCGTGCTCGACATCCGCGACGGCTCGAAATCGCCCGACGAACAGGCGCTGGAACAGCAGCTGCAGACCCTGCTGCGCGGCTGGAGCGAAGCGGTGGAAACCGAATTGCTCGCCTTCGAGGAAAAGGGCCGCGCCGCCGCGCTTGCCATGCGCTTTGCCGAGGCATTCCCGACCGCTTACCGCGCCCGTTTCGGCCCGCGCGAAGCGGCCGAGGACATTTCGCGCCTGCGCGCGCTCGGCCACCACGCCGACGAGGAAGAGGATGCACCCCATCGCGGCGCGCGCCTCTACCTGTGCGACCGCGACGACGAGCGCTGCTTGCGACTCAAGCTGTACCAGGCGGAAGGCAGCCTGCCGCTGTCGGATGCGGTCCCGGCGCTCGAGAACTTCGGCTTCCATGTCCGCTCCGAAATGCCGACCGTGCTCGAAGACGGACGCCTCGGCACCATCCACGACTTCGCGCTGCAGCTTGCTCCCGGCATCGACGCCGAAGTGCTGGTCGAACGCGCCGGTGACATCGAGGAGGCCATCGGCGCCGTCCTCAACGGCCATGCCGAGGACGACGTGTTCAACCGCCTCGTGGTCGAGGCTGGCCTCGGTGCGCAAGAAACCGACTGGCTGCGCGCCTTCTACCGCTACCTGCGCCAGGCAGGCATGGGCTTCACCATCTACACGGTGGTCGACGCGCTAGCGAAGGCCGCGGATATCACGCGCGGCCTCATCGCCCTGTTCACCGCCCGGCACGACCCGGCATTCGAAGGGAACCGTGAAGACGCGATCAAGGAGGCGCGCGACACGATCAAGCGCGCCCTGTCTAGGGTGAAGGCGATCAACGACGACCGCCTGCTGCGCCTTTACAATGCGCTGATCGACGCGATCCTGCGCACCAACGCCTTCGCCCCCGCAGCGGCCGAAGCGCTGGCGTTCAAGATCGACAGCTCGCTCGTTCCCGGCCTGCCGAAGCCCGTTCCGTGGCGCGAGATCTGGGTCTATTCGCGCCGCGTGGAAGGCATCCACTTGCGCTCGGGTCCGGTGGCTCGCGGCGGCCTGCGCTGGTCCGACCGGCGCGACGACTTCCGCACCGAAATCCTCGGCCTGATGAAGGCCCAGCGGGTGAAGAATGCGGTCATCGTCCCGGCAGGGGCAAAGGGCGGCTTCTATCCCAAGCAGCTGCCCGACCCATCGATCGACCGTGATGGCTGGGCCGCGGAAGGCAAGGGCAGCTACCAGGCCTTCATCCGCACGCTGCTGTCGGTCACCGACAACATCGTCGACGACAAGGTCGTACACCCCCAAAGCGTGGTCATCACCGATGGCGAGGACCCCTATTTCGTGGTCGCCGCCGACAAGGGCACGGCCAGCTTCTCCGACGTCGCCAATGCGATTGCGGAAAGCCGCGACTTCTGGCTCGACGACGCCTTCGCGAGCGGCGGCTCCAAGGGTTACGACCACAAGGCCATGGGCATCACCGCCAAGGGTGCATGGGTCAGCGTCCAGCGCCACTTCCTCGAAATGGGCATCGACGTGCAGAGCGAGCCGGTGCAGGTCGTGGGCTGCGGCGACATGTCGGGCGACGTGTTCGGCAACGGCATGCTGCTCTCCAAGGCAATCAAGCTGGTCGCCGCCTTCGACCACCGCCACATCTTCCTCGATCCCGATCCCGATCCGGCCAGGAGCTGGAAGGAGCGCAAGCGCATGTTCGACTTGCCCCGTTCGAGCTGGGAGGATTACGACGCCAGCCTCATCTCCAAGGGTGGCGGCGTCTATTCGCGCGGCGCAAAGTCGATCAAGCTGTCGAAGGCGATGCAGAAGCTGCTCGGCATCGAGCAGTCCGAGATCGAGCCCGAGGCACTGATTTCCGCCATCCTCAAGGCTCCGGTCGACCTCGTCTGGTTCGGCGGCATCGGCACCTACATCAAGGCCGGGACGGAGAATAACGTCCAGGTCGGCGACCCGGCGAACGACGTGCTGCGCGTTGATGCGAAGGAAGTGCGCGCCCGCGTCATCGGCGAAGGTGCGAACCTCGGCGTCACGCAGGCAGGCCGCATCGAGTATTCCCTGAACGGCGGGCGCTGCAACACCGACTTCATCGACAATTCGGCCGGCGTGGACTGTTCGGACAACGAGGTGAACATCAAGATCGCGCTGGCCGCTGCCAAGCGCGCGGGCCGCCTGTCCGAACCCAAGCGCGTTGCGCTGCTCGAATCGATGACCGACGAGGTGTCGGCGATCGTGCTCGAGGATAACCGCCTGCAGGCACTCGCCCTGTCGATTGCCGAAATGGGCGGGGCGCGCGCCATGGCGTCGCAGCTTCACCTGATCGAGACGCTGGAAGACGGCGGCAATCTCGACCGCCGGACCGAAGGCCTCGCCGACAACCAGACCTTGCAGCGCCGTGCTGCCGACGGCACCGGACTGACCCGTCCCGAGCTCGCCGTGCTGCTCTCAAGCGCCAAGCTGGTCCTGCAGGACGCGATCGAGGCGAGCGACCTGCCCGACGACCCGATCCTGCACGACCTGCTGATGCGCAGCTTCCCGGAGCCGATGCGCGGCAAGTTTCGCCAGCAGATCGAGAACCATCGTTTGCGCCGCGAAATCATCGCGACCAAGCTCGCCAATGCGATGGTCAACCGCCTCGGCATCATCCACCCGTTCGAACTGGCGGAAGAAGAAGGTGTCGAACTGTCCGAAGTGGCAGGGGCCTTCGTTGCCGCCGCGCATTTGTTCGACCTGCGCTCGATCTGGGCGGAGCTCGACACGGCCAAGATGGAAGAATCGGCGCGGCTGTTGCTGTTCGACCGTCTTGCCGCTGCAGTCGGCAACCTCATGTCCGACGTGCTGCGCACCGGTGCCGGCCGCGTCCAGCCCGCCCGCATGGTGGAAGAGCTGGGCAAGAACGTGGCGCTGCTGGTGAAGTCCACGGACGAGCTGCTCGGCAGCGAGCTCAAGACCCAGTCGCGCAGCCTGCACGAAACCTTCACTAAGGCCGGTGCGCCCGATGCGATTGCATCGCACATCACGCACATCTTCGATCTCGACGGTTCGGTGGGCCTCGCCAAGCTGGCAGCGGACACGGGCATCGACCCGCTGCCGCTGACCCACGGCTTCTCCGATATCGGTGCCAGCCTGGGGATCGACTGGGCGCAAGGCACCGCTGCCCTGATGAACCCGTCGGACGTGTGGGAACGCCTGCTGGTGTCGGGCATCGCGCGCGATTTCCAGCAGATGCGCCTCGAGTTGCTGCGCCGTCTCTCGCGCCGCAAGGATGCAAAGGACGACATGCGCGGCGTGGTCGACGCCTGGGTTGCGGACCACCATGCGGCGGTGCGCCAGTTCCGCTCGATGGTCGACCGCGCGCAGTCGCAGACGCCCGTGGCGCCTGCCATGCTCGCCCAGATCGCCAGCATGGCGCGCAACCTGCTGGCGCGCTGA
- a CDS encoding NAD(P)/FAD-dependent oxidoreductase has protein sequence MEHFDVVIVGSGHGGAQAAIALRQAGHEDSILIASRDRNPPYERPPLSKDYLAGEKPFEKILIRPEKFWAERNVTLRLGANANEVDPLAHTLALSDDTKVTYRKLIWAAGGDARRLSCPGADLGGMHTIRNRRDTDALKSEIEAGAKRAVIVGAGYIGLEAAAVLRKMDCAVTVVEMQDRVLARVAGPELSTFYADEHRSHGVDLRLETGVERIEGENGRVTGVTLSTGETIPCEIVIVGIGIVPSVGPLIAAGAAGSNGVDVDSFCRTSLDDVYAIGDCAAHANPYAGNAVIRLESVQNANDMASVAAKSIMGDKQDYDAVPWFWSNQYDLRLQTVGLSLGHDACVLRGDPADRKFSVIYTKEGCVIALDCVNNTRDYAQGRKLVETRAEIDPALLADTTVALKEMI, from the coding sequence ATGGAGCATTTCGACGTCGTCATCGTGGGATCGGGTCACGGCGGAGCGCAGGCGGCAATCGCCTTGCGCCAGGCGGGGCACGAGGACAGCATCCTCATCGCCAGCCGCGACCGCAACCCGCCCTATGAGCGCCCGCCGCTGTCGAAGGATTACCTCGCCGGCGAGAAGCCCTTCGAGAAAATCCTCATCCGGCCGGAGAAGTTCTGGGCCGAGCGCAATGTCACGCTCCGGCTCGGCGCCAACGCCAACGAGGTCGATCCGCTGGCGCACACGCTGGCACTATCGGACGATACCAAGGTCACGTACCGCAAGCTGATCTGGGCGGCCGGCGGCGATGCGCGGCGCCTGTCATGCCCGGGCGCCGACCTCGGCGGCATGCACACGATCCGCAACCGGCGCGACACCGATGCGCTCAAGAGCGAGATCGAGGCCGGTGCAAAACGCGCCGTCATCGTGGGCGCGGGTTATATCGGGCTCGAAGCTGCTGCCGTGCTGCGCAAGATGGACTGCGCGGTGACGGTGGTCGAAATGCAGGACCGGGTACTGGCCCGTGTCGCAGGCCCCGAACTTTCTACCTTCTATGCCGACGAGCACCGCAGCCACGGTGTCGATCTGAGGCTCGAAACCGGGGTGGAGCGGATCGAGGGCGAGAACGGCCGCGTGACGGGGGTGACCCTGTCTACCGGCGAGACCATCCCTTGCGAGATCGTGATCGTCGGCATCGGGATCGTGCCATCGGTCGGCCCCCTGATTGCGGCGGGCGCTGCCGGCAGCAACGGGGTCGATGTCGACAGCTTCTGCCGCACCTCGCTCGATGATGTCTACGCGATCGGCGACTGCGCCGCCCACGCCAACCCCTACGCTGGCAATGCCGTGATCCGGCTGGAATCGGTCCAGAATGCCAACGACATGGCGAGCGTGGCGGCCAAGTCGATCATGGGCGACAAGCAGGACTATGACGCCGTGCCATGGTTCTGGTCGAACCAGTACGACCTGCGGCTCCAGACCGTCGGCCTTTCGCTGGGCCATGATGCCTGCGTGCTGCGCGGCGATCCGGCGGATCGCAAGTTCTCGGTGATCTACACGAAGGAAGGCTGCGTCATCGCGCTCGACTGCGTGAACAATACGCGCGATTACGCGCAGGGGCGCAAGCTGGTCGAGACGCGGGCCGAGATCGACCCTGCACTGCTCGCCGACACCACCGTGGCGCTCAAGGAAATGATCTGA
- the queG gene encoding tRNA epoxyqueuosine(34) reductase QueG — MARALGFAACGFTAAATDPLRAERLEEWLGEGCHGSMEWMETRKAERASPQGLWPDARSVIALGMSYAPDVDPLALEGDPEKARISVYAQGRDYHDVVKKALKALARWLIARAPNSELKVFVDTAPVMEKPLGEAAGLGWQGKHTNMVSREHGSWLFLGAIYSTLEFEPDAPGRDRCGSCRACQDACPTDAFPGPYRLDARRCISYLTIEHKGPVDEELRAALGNRIYGCDDCLAVCPWNKFADTAHRHLKLAPRDELVAPDLVRFLEFDDAGFRQFFSGSPIKRIGRDRFVRNCLYAAGNSGNAGLLAQVERLRTDPDPVVADAAHWAAARLRSFP; from the coding sequence GTGGCCCGCGCGCTGGGCTTTGCGGCCTGCGGCTTCACGGCGGCCGCCACCGATCCCTTGCGCGCCGAGCGGCTCGAAGAATGGCTGGGCGAAGGCTGCCACGGATCGATGGAGTGGATGGAGACGCGCAAGGCCGAACGCGCTTCGCCGCAGGGGCTCTGGCCGGATGCGCGGAGCGTCATCGCCCTCGGCATGAGCTACGCCCCCGATGTCGATCCGCTCGCGCTGGAAGGCGACCCCGAGAAGGCGCGGATTTCCGTCTATGCCCAGGGCCGCGACTATCACGATGTGGTGAAGAAGGCGCTGAAGGCGCTCGCCCGCTGGCTGATCGCGCGCGCCCCCAACAGCGAGCTCAAGGTGTTCGTGGATACCGCCCCGGTAATGGAAAAGCCGCTGGGCGAGGCTGCCGGGCTCGGCTGGCAGGGCAAGCATACCAACATGGTCAGCCGCGAACATGGCAGCTGGCTGTTCCTCGGTGCAATCTATTCGACGCTGGAGTTCGAGCCCGACGCACCGGGCCGTGACCGCTGCGGTTCGTGCCGGGCCTGCCAGGACGCCTGCCCGACCGATGCTTTTCCCGGGCCCTACCGGCTCGATGCAAGACGGTGCATTTCCTACCTCACGATCGAGCACAAGGGGCCGGTCGACGAGGAGTTGCGTGCCGCGCTGGGCAACCGGATCTATGGCTGCGACGATTGCCTTGCGGTGTGCCCGTGGAACAAGTTCGCCGATACGGCCCACCGCCATTTGAAACTGGCACCGCGCGACGAGCTGGTTGCGCCCGATCTCGTGCGGTTCCTGGAATTCGACGATGCGGGCTTCCGCCAGTTCTTCTCCGGCTCCCCGATCAAGCGGATCGGGCGCGACCGTTTCGTGCGCAACTGCCTCTATGCGGCCGGGAACAGCGGAAATGCCGGGCTTTTGGCACAGGTCGAGCGCTTGCGCACCGATCCCGATCCGGTCGTCGCCGATGCCGCCCATTGGGCGGCGGCACGGCTCAGATCATTTCCTTGA